CGACAAGGCTTGAGAAGCTCCTCGAATGATTCATCATGCAAAGTAGTCGAAGGAGTGATGCTCAAACCGGTTCCAGATTGCACACTTCTTCAGTTGTGTCTACGTGGAACGCAGCTAGTATAGCGACCAGGCTGGCTTCATTTTTCAGGGCTTCTGTTTGCAAAGCTCACCGGTTAGAGTTCTTCTTCGCTCCAGAATGAACTACCATTCCGTGGTTCGGTAGTGCCCTTTCAATTGTGATTAGCAAAAGTATTGGTACAAACAGTTTGATGAGGATTAATTCTTGCAATGTTATGTTCGAGTGTCAAGGACCACTGGTTCTTTGGCCAGGTTCATTCGATTAGGTGAAGGGCATTTCGGTTCTATACACCGTCATGGGGCGTAGTAACTTGATTGCCGTTTGTTACAACTTCACTATTTTACTCGTGCGTTTCAGGCTTATCAACAACTTGAACATCCGCAAAGGTAGCCGAACGGGAAACTCAGGCAACCATTTGGAGTTCCAGGTGCTCACACAGATCCAGTACGTACCCTGATATCCCCACGCCCCCAAACACACGGCTACAGCATGCAGGACCGCACGGTGACCAAGCAGAACCAAAAATCGGCCTACAGCGCACCGACGGGTGGCAACATCAAGAAGAACGTCGGACAAAACCAAACTACGACGGGGGATCGTACGAAGGCCAACGGTGGCTCCAACGGCAACTGGGGCCCGCATTTCAAGAATCGGGAACATTTCAACAGTCTTCATTTCTGCTGAGCTACCTCAGTTCTTCCAACAGTACACTCAGTATCCCATCGAATACCATCAGCGTACGATGTGTATCATGGGATACATTAGCGAAACTATGAAAATATG
The sequence above is a segment of the Anopheles darlingi chromosome 2, idAnoDarlMG_H_01, whole genome shotgun sequence genome. Coding sequences within it:
- the LOC125948785 gene encoding uncharacterized protein LOC125948785; the encoded protein is MLIVKPDSTLKFLPSVRLINNLNIRKGSRTGNSGNHLEFQVLTQIQYVP